A window from Fusarium musae strain F31 chromosome 8, whole genome shotgun sequence encodes these proteins:
- a CDS encoding hypothetical protein (EggNog:ENOG41), which yields MALSNLTIGVVCCVVVAIIALATRKQPDAREPPYVKETVPYFGHIYGLLKHGLRYFDLVSAQQPHPIFTIDMSGQKNYIVTSPELVQAVQRNTTSLSFSPAMIPAFRRMMGFDEAGMELIFRDAHTENGMYGEIHRVQKASLLPGTESLDELCMLIRAKLLTIVNELPSSQTIDLYAWVQDLFMKTNNSACFGEKDPFTLDPSLKSTFWAWEANIKVLLLGVPWFLSPKKHSTAQRTRKELVDAFLKYLNDDGLDSACSFIKELSGLGIRRGLSNENNARALLGSILAIVGNTIPTTFWLLISIFSRPDLLKEIRSELEATLEDSSSGTISLDYNTIREKCPVFMSTYDEVLRMTSGIATVRYTNEDTLIQDRWLLKKGAQVQMPTAFIHADPTTWGADADVFDHTRFLKSKVLTKDQKTRRAAAFRPFGGGNTLCPGRHFASYEVLTFVGSVLLGFDMAPTVKTFDVPQMDRSKLPLTSLKPAGDIKVNLLRRLGWEEAQFR from the exons ATGGCTCTGAGCAACCTCACCATTGGGGTAGTCTGCTGCGTAGTGGTAGCCATCATCGCCTTGGCTACCAGAAAGCAGCCCGATGCAAGAGAACCTCCCTACGTTAAGGAGACTGTCCCGTACTTCGGTCACATCTATGGACTCTTGAAGCATGGCTTACGATACTTTGATCTTGTCAG CGCTCAACAACCGCATCCAATCTTCACGATTGACATGTCGGGACAAAAGAACTACATCGTGACATCTCCAGAACTTGTCCAAGCTGTTCAGCGCAACACAACTTCTCTGTCATTCAGCCCAGCTATGATCCCGGCGTTTCGTCGAATGATGGGTTTCGACGAGGCCGGTATGGAACTCATCTTTCGTGATGCTCATACTGAGAATGGCATGTATGGTGAGATCCATAGAGTTCAAAAAGCCTCCTTGCTCCCGGGTACAGAATCCCTTGATGAACTTTGCATGCTCATTCGTGCCAAACTGCTCACTATCGTCAACGAGCTTCCTTCAAGCCAGACAATCGATCTTTATGCATGGGTTCAGGATCTGTTTATGAAAACAAACAATTCTGCTTGTTTTGGCGAGAAGGATCCATTCACTCTCGATCCATCCCTCAAGTCAACATTTTG GGCCTGGGAAGCTAATATCAAGGTTCTCCTCCTTGGAGTCCCTTGGTTCTTGAGCCCTAAGAAGCACTCCACAGCACAGAGGACTCGCAAAGAGCTCGTCGATGCATTCTTGAAGTATCTCAACGACGACGGTCTTGATTCCGCTTGCTCGTTCATCAAAGAACTTTCGGGGTTGGGCATCCGACGAGGTTTGAGTAATGAGAATAATGCTCGTGCTCTACTTGGCAGCATCCTTGCGATTGTCGGAAACACCATCCCCACGACATTCTGGCTGTTGATATCGATCTTCTCTAGGCCAGATCTGTTGAAGGAGATTCGGTCCGAACTTGAAGCCACCCTTGaagattcttcttctgggacAATATCTCTCGACTACAACACCATTCGTGAAAAATGCCCGGTCTTCATGTCAACTTATGATGAAGTCCTCCGAATGACGAGTGGCATTGCCACAGTGCGGTATACCAACGAAGACACTCTCATCCAGGACCGCTGGCTGCTGAAGAAAGGGGCTCAAGTCCAGATGCCAACAGCGTTCATCCACGCCGATCCAACAACCTGGGGTGCGGATGCGGATGTCTTTGACCACACAAGATTCCTGAAGTCCAAGGTCCTCACCAAGGATCAGAAGACCCGAAGAGCTGCCGCGTTCAGGCCATTTGGTGGTGGTAATACCCTCTGCCCTGGTCGCCACTTTGCATCTTATGAAGTCCTGACCTTTGTGGGAAGCGTTCTGCTAGGTTTTGATATGGCTCCAACGGTGAAGACCTTCGATGTTCCTCAAATGGACAGGTCGAAGCTTCCTTTGACGTCTCTTAAGCCAGCTGGTGATATTAAGGT